From the Daucus carota subsp. sativus chromosome 8, DH1 v3.0, whole genome shotgun sequence genome, one window contains:
- the LOC108199374 gene encoding LEAF RUST 10 DISEASE-RESISTANCE LOCUS RECEPTOR-LIKE PROTEIN KINASE-like 2.3, with protein sequence MSSTIMVIVLFISVSCSSSYSKSDNSSSSSSSCGNIHNISCPFSLKGHQHNCSYLIRELSCENDLASMILEQYTNSGYYTNRVFYVEAINYEKSSIRIVDSELVQQIFLCSPNIAPYRFSRGWDFLGSKFYTESPIPEFNTPVTYLDCKAPVNSSARYLPVRSCSSSASSYVVYGSMDLSEVENDCRIRSTTWVSSEWPSLNENSFLDDQDSHSSIYGTELPFDYLYCLGCSVPVSLYSYCSKLHNENLNVNCHFYGDCVFLDRKLRLKCGLAYNRQMIRYWLDDNPYVFKIAWSLLGARQLFGISLILFMVYELRRRHFLAYGVIEDFLQTQNNLMPIRYSYSEIKKIANGFGDKLGEGGFGTVYKGKLRSGFVVAVKILSNSNASDHDFINEVGTIGRIYHVNIVKLVGFCFEGQKRALIYEFMPNGSLDKYIFSDGGTTTLSCEKIYEIACKVACGIEYLHRGCDIQILHFDIKPHNILLDENFNPKISDFGLAKLRATDDSIVTMTAARGTIGYMAPELFYKNIGGVSNKADVYSFGMLLLEMAGQRKNLKPMVEQISQIYYPSWIYDQISKGKEIEMEDATEDERKLAKKMIIVAMWCIQMKPSERPTMNKVIEMLEGDSELLVMPPKPLICP encoded by the exons ATGTCTTCCACGATAATGGTTATAGTGTTGTTTATATCAGTAAGTTGCAGCAGCAGCTACAGCAAATCAGAcaattcttcttcatcatcgtCATCTTGTGGAAATATCCACAACATAAGCTGCCCCTTCAGTCTCAAAGGCCATCAACATAATTGTTCGTATCTCATTCGTGAGCTCTCCTGCGAGAATGATCTTGCTTCTATGATATTAGAACAATATACCAATAGTGGCTACTATACCAACCGTGTGTTTTATGTGGAGGCTATCAATTATGAAAAATCTTCTATTCGGATAGTTGATTCAGAActggttcaacaaatttttttatgttcacCTAATATTGCTCCCTATCGTTTTTCACGTGGTTGGGATTTCCTGGGTAGCAAATTTTATACAGAGTCCCCCATTCCGGAATTTAATACGCCAGTAACATATCTAGACTGCAAAGCTCCTGTCAATTCATCGGCTCGATATTTACCTGTACGCTCTTGCTCATCATCAGCCTCGTCGTACGTTGTTTATGGTTCGATGGATTTATCAGAAGTGGAGAATGATTGTAGGATTCGGTCGACAACTTGGGTGTCATCAGAATGGCCTAGTTTGAATGAAAATTCTTTTTTGGACGATCAAGACAGTCACAGTAGTATCTACGGAACTGAGCTTCCGTTTGATTATCTATACTGCTTAGGTTGCTCTGTTCCTGTTTCTCTATACTCATATTGCTCGAAGCTCCACAATGAAAATTTAAATGTGAACTGTCATTTCTACGGCGATTGTGTTTTCCTGGATCGTAAATTGAGACTAAAATGTG GCCTAGCGTACAACCGGCAAATGATCAGATATTGGTTGGACG ATAATCCGTACGTTTTTAAAATCGCAT ggaGTCTTCTTGGTGCTAGACAATTGTTTGgaatatcattaatattatttatggtATATGAATTGAGGAGAAGGCATTTTTTGGCGTATGGCGTCATAGAAGACTTCCTGCAGACTCAAAATAATCTCATGCCTATTAGGTACAGTTATTCAGAAATCAAGAAAATCGCCAATGGATTCGGTGATAAATTGGGGGAAGGTGGCTTTGGCACGGTGTATAAAGGTAAACTGAGAAGTGGCTTTGTTGTGGCTGTAAAAATATTAAGCAATTCTAATGCTAGCGATCATGATTTCATCAATGAAGTTGGTACCATTGGGAGGATTTATCATGTAAACATTGTAAAACTTGTTGGATTTTGCTTTGAGGGTCAAAAACGTGCCCTAATTTATGAGTTTATGCCTAATGGATCTCTTGATAAATACATCTTCTCCGATGGAGGAACAACCACTTTGAGTTGTGAAAAGATTTATGAGATTGCTTGTAAAGTGGCATGCGGTATTGAGTATTTACATCGAGGCTGTGACATTCAGATCTTGCATTTTGATATCAAGCCTCATAACATTCTCCTcgatgaaaattttaatcctAAGATTTCTGATTTTGGCCTTGCAAAATTGCGTGCAACTGATGATAGCATTGTAACTATGACTGCTGCAAGGGGAACAATAGGTTACATGGCTCCGGAGctgttttacaaaaatattggagGTGTTTCGAACAAGGCAGATGTGTATAGTTTCGGGATGTTGCTGCTGGAAATGGCAGGGCAAAGGAAAAATTTGAAGCCAATGGTGGAACAAATTAGCCAGATATACTATCCTTCATGGATCTATGATCAAATAAGCAAAGGAAAGGAGATCGAAATGGAAGATGCCACTGAGGATGAAAGGAAGTTGGCAAAGAAGATGATCATTGTAGCAATGTGGTGCATACAAATGAAACCAAGTGAGCGTCCCACAATGAACAAAGTTATTGAAATGCTTGAAGGAGATTCTGAGCTTTTGGTGATGCCTCCTAAACCTTTAATTTGTCCGTAA
- the LOC108198381 gene encoding rust resistance kinase Lr10-like produces MVNLNEMANQMLKLAAFVIACSSITTRLEGFTENGKCRAARCGKTDIRFPFHLKHSAEDPCVFPSGFQLSCDKTYKNVLAPTIKFEYEASTSLPGLYLSFSVQASVASIDYRSRQLYFEALSVVVTQNYYHFHNNHSNRNHYTFKPFVLTDGTSIQIQLFGRVHSCNDYTYHNCSSTSDLSRFHRSINPSFPEIIGTVPSLRSHNRQIYAICSLLDTAEVPLTSCTKLYNISHVPYTVGGLTWSGPDCSDCEVKGQYCKFRRNSKIFTECYPKGSLHILLLTVGAIIFGLLTIVALCYAIKFFKQKKRYQLKVETFLEDYRALKPSRYTYADIKKITNEFNVKLGEGGYGSVFKGQISNDVVVAVKILNDKLGAKGSGEDFINEVGTIGLVHHVNVVRLVGYCADGCRRALVHEFQPNNSLEKFVYRKNRNQGFLGWEKMQNIALGIAKGIEYLHQGCAQRILHFDIKPHNILLDQNFTPKISDFGLAKLCNKEQSMISMTMARGTIGYIAPEVFSRNFGKVSTKSDVYSYGMLLLEMVGAKDHTSVGAEKSSAYFPA; encoded by the exons ATGGTAAATCTTAATGAAATGGCTAATCAGATGTTAAAATTGGCTGCATTTGTGATAGCTTGCAGTAGTATCACAACAAGGCTAGAAGGTTTTACAGAAAATGGCAAGTGCAGGGCAGCAAGGTGTGGAAAAACTGATATCCGCTTTCCTTTTCATCTCAAACACAGTGCTGAGGATCCTTGTGTCTTCCCATCTGGCTTTCAACTCAGTTGCGATAAAACTTACAAAAATGTCTTAGCTCCGACGATAAAGTTTGAATACGAGGCCAGTACCTCTCTTCCCGGACTCTACCTTTCATTCTCTGTTCAGGCTTCTGTTGCTTCTATCGACTACAGATCGCGCCAGCTCTATTTTGAAGCTTTATCTGTAGTTGTCACACAAAACTACTACCACTTCCACAACAACCATTCTAATCGTAATCATTATACTTTCAAACCTTTTGTATTAACTGACGGCACATCAATTCAAATTCAACTATTTGGCCGCGTCCACAGCTGCAATGACTATACATATCACAATTGTTCATCAACAAGTGATTTAAGTAGATTTCACCGCTCCATAAATCCATCCTTTCCCGAAATCATAGGTACTGTCCCTTCTCTGAGAAGCCATAATCGTCAAATCTATGCCATCTGTTCTCTCCTGGACACTGCTGAAGTGCCTCTAACATCTTGCACCAAGTTGTACAACATTTCTCATGTCCCCTACACTGTGGGAGGGCTGACTTGGTCCGGACCTGATTGTAGTGATTGCGAAGTCAAAGGACAGTATTGCAAATTCAGAAGAAACAGCAAGATTTTCACCGAGTGCTACCCCAAAG GTTCATTACATATACTTCTTCTAACAG TCGGAGCTATCATTTTTGGATTGCTTACAATTGTAGCACTGTGCTATGCTATAAAGTTCTTTAAACAGAAGAAAAGATACCAGTTGAAGGTCGAAACCTTTTTGGAGGACTACAGAGCACTTAAGCCCTCAAGATACACTTATGCTGATATTAAAAAGATCACCAATGAATTTAACGTCAAATTAGGGGAAGGAGGCTATGGATCGGTGTTCAAGGGACAAATTTCAAATGATGTTGTTGTTGCGGTTAAAATACTAAATGATAAGCTTGGGGCCAAAGGAAGTGGAGAGGATTTTATAAATGAAGTTGGTACAATCGGCCTAGTCCACCATGTCAATGTGGTTCGTCTGGTTGGGTACTGCGCTGATGGCTGTAGAAGAGCTCTAGTTCATGAGTTTCAACCGAACAACTCACTTGAAAAGTTTGTCTATAGAAAAAATAGGAACCAAGGATTCCTTGGATGGGAAAAGATGCAAAATATTGCTCTAGGCATAGCCAAGGGTATTGAGTATCTTCATCAAGGTTGTGCCCAGCGAATCCTCCACTTTGATATTAAACCTCACAACATATTGTTGGACCAAAATTTCACTCCCAAAATCTCAGATTTTGGTTTAGCAAAGTTGTGTAACAAAGAACAAAGTATGATCTCCATGACTATGGCAAGAGGGACAATAGGCTATATTGCACCAGAAGTATTTTCCAGGAATTTCGGAAAAGTATCAACGAAATCAGATGTTTATAGCTATGGAATGCTGTTGCTAGAAATGGTTGGAGCAAAGGATCACACTTCAGTAGGTGCAGAAAAAAGCAGTGCATATTTTCCAGCATGA
- the LOC108199373 gene encoding rust resistance kinase Lr10 isoform X1, translated as MVSSNMLMIHHHHIVKFLVAVIVCSNMITSPGGSVMQNDGCNVAWCGTTEIRFPFHLKDRDALHNNKDQCVFPTGFQLSCDDEYGTGVFVPIMAYEYQVNTSLPGVYLSFPVEASVSHIDYKSRQLSFDGFGVFFGSTRTHKNYNKYQSKYPFKPFTSTGNKLTDPRHGYTFYKCPSTSELVSSPRSSDLLVALPVDSLSSHGHRVFVVNSDYGTVDSPLTSCTKMYNISDDSTTVTELTWSEPDCGHCEAKGQYCKFKQNSTIVTQCYPKGRGPASHELPKTGIVGGIFFILFTFAALYFSTKSYKRNKRYELKIEMFLKDYRALKPSRHSYADIKKMSNQFKVKIGEGGYGSVFKGQLSNDVVVAVKVLNDKVDAKGNGEDFINEVRTIGLVHHVNVVRLVGYCADRNRRALVYEYLPNNSLEKYVYSRGKQNKRFLGWEKMQDIALGIAKGIEYLHQGCAQPILHFDIKPQNILLDRNFNPKISDFGLAKLCTKGKSMVSMTMARGTIGYIAPEVFSRNFGKVSSKSDVYSFGMLLLEMVGARDNTLVGTENSSEAYFPEWVFHQLDNRRETTTQIREEVNSEIAKKLTIVGLWCINWHPADRPSMKHVIQMLQEEYCPAMPPNPFGSSTAGNVSTFSNTLEAISEAD; from the exons ATGGTCTCCTCCAACATGTTAATgattcatcatcatcatatagTAAAGTTCCTGGTGGCTGTAATTGTTTGTAGTAATATGATCACTAGTCCGGGAGGTTCGGTGATGCAAAATGATGGGTGCAATGTGGCATGGTGTGGCACAACTGAAATCAGGTTCCCTTTTCATCTGAAAGACAGAGATGCGCTTCATAACAACAAGGATCAGTGTGTCTTCCCAACTGGCTTTCAACTCTCCTGCGACGACGAATATGGGACAGGTGTGTTTGTTCCGATTATGGCCTATGAATACCAAGTCAACACCTCTCTTCCCGGTGTCTACCTCTCGTTCCCTGTCGAAGCTTCTGTCAGTCATATTGACTACAAGTCAAGGCAGCTCAGCTTTGATGGATTCGGTGTTTTTTTCGGTAGTACTAGAACACACAAGAACTATAACAAATATCAGTCCAAATATCCTTTCAAACCTTTTACTTCAACAGGAAACAAGCTAACTGATCCTCGACATGGGTACACATTTTATAAGTGTCCATCAACAAGTGAATTAGTTAGTTCTCCTAGATCTTCAGATCTTTTGGTTGCATTACCCGTGGATTCTCTAAGTAGCCATggtcatcgagtctttgtcgtCAATTCTGACTATGGAACTGTGGATTCCCCCTTAACATCATGCACCAAGATGTACAACATTTCTGATGACTCCACCACCGTCACAGAACTGACTTGGTCCGAACCTGATTGTGGCCACTGCGAAGCCAAAGGACAGTATTGCAAATTCAAACAAAACAGTACCATCGTCACCCAGTGCTACCCCAAAG GTCGAGGTCCTGCGTCACATGAACTTCCAAAAACAG GTATAGTTGGAGGTATCTTCTTCATTTTGTTTACTTTTGCAGCACTGTATTTTTCTACCAAGTCATACAAACGAAACAAAAGATACGAGTTGAAGATTGAAATGTTTTTGAAGGACTACAGAGCTCTTAAACCCTCAAGGCACTCTTATGCGGATATTAAAAAGATGAGCAATCAATTCAAAGTCAAAATAGGGGAGGGAGGTTATGGATCGGTGTTCAAGGGACAACTTTCAAATGATGTTGTTGTTGCAGTTAAGGTCCTAAATGATAAGGTTGATGCCAAAggaaatggagaagattttattaatgaagTTAGGACAATTGGCCTAGTCCACCATGTCAATGTGGTTCGTCTTGTGGGATACTGTGCTGACAGAAACAGAAGAGCTCTTGTTTATGAGTATTTACCCAACAATTCACTCGAAAAGTATGTCTACTCGAGGGGAAAACAGAATAAAAGATTCCTGGGATGGGAAAAGATGCAAGATATTGCTTTAGGCATAGCCAAAGGAATTGAGTATCTTCATCAAGGTTGTGCCCAGCCAATCCTCCATTTCGACATTAAACCTCAGAACATCTTGTTGGACCGGAATTTTAATCCAAAAATCTCAGATTTTGGTTTAGCAAAGTTGTGCACCAAAGGAAAAAGTATGGTCTCCATGACTATGGCTAGGGGCACAATAGGCTATATTGCACCAGAAGTATTTTCCAGAAACTTCGGGAAAGTGTCATCCAAATCGGATGTTTATAGCTTCGGTATGTTGCTACTTGAAATGGTTGGAGCAAGGGATAATACTTTAGTAGGAACAGAAAACAGCAGTGAAGCATATTTTCCAGAATGGGTTTTCCACCAGCTTGATAACCGCAGGGAAACGACAACTCAGATTCGGGAAGAAGTAAATAGTGAAATAGCAAAAAAGCTAACAATTGTCGGACTTTGGTGCATAAATTGGCATCCAGCTGACCGGCCTTCCATGAAACATGTGATTCAAATGCTCCAAGAAGAATATTGCCCAGCCATGCCTCCTAATCCGTTTGGCTCTTCCACTGCAGGAAATGTTTCCACATTCAGCAACACGCTTGAAGCTATTTCTGAAGCAGATTGA
- the LOC108199373 gene encoding rust resistance kinase Lr10 isoform X2 — protein MVSSNMLMIHHHHIVKFLVAVIVCSNMITSPGGSVMQNDGCNVAWCGTTEIRFPFHLKDRDALHNNKDQCVFPTGFQLSCDDEYGTGVFVPIMAYEYQVNTSLPGVYLSFPVEASVSHIDYKSRQLSFDGFGVFFGSTRTHKNYNKYQSKYPFKPFTSTGNKLTDPRHGYTFYKCPSTSELVSSPRSSDLLVALPVDSLSSHGHRVFVVNSDYGTVDSPLTSCTKMYNISDDSTTVTELTWSEPDCGHCEAKGQYCKFKQNSTIVTQCYPKGRGPASHELPKTALYFSTKSYKRNKRYELKIEMFLKDYRALKPSRHSYADIKKMSNQFKVKIGEGGYGSVFKGQLSNDVVVAVKVLNDKVDAKGNGEDFINEVRTIGLVHHVNVVRLVGYCADRNRRALVYEYLPNNSLEKYVYSRGKQNKRFLGWEKMQDIALGIAKGIEYLHQGCAQPILHFDIKPQNILLDRNFNPKISDFGLAKLCTKGKSMVSMTMARGTIGYIAPEVFSRNFGKVSSKSDVYSFGMLLLEMVGARDNTLVGTENSSEAYFPEWVFHQLDNRRETTTQIREEVNSEIAKKLTIVGLWCINWHPADRPSMKHVIQMLQEEYCPAMPPNPFGSSTAGNVSTFSNTLEAISEAD, from the exons ATGGTCTCCTCCAACATGTTAATgattcatcatcatcatatagTAAAGTTCCTGGTGGCTGTAATTGTTTGTAGTAATATGATCACTAGTCCGGGAGGTTCGGTGATGCAAAATGATGGGTGCAATGTGGCATGGTGTGGCACAACTGAAATCAGGTTCCCTTTTCATCTGAAAGACAGAGATGCGCTTCATAACAACAAGGATCAGTGTGTCTTCCCAACTGGCTTTCAACTCTCCTGCGACGACGAATATGGGACAGGTGTGTTTGTTCCGATTATGGCCTATGAATACCAAGTCAACACCTCTCTTCCCGGTGTCTACCTCTCGTTCCCTGTCGAAGCTTCTGTCAGTCATATTGACTACAAGTCAAGGCAGCTCAGCTTTGATGGATTCGGTGTTTTTTTCGGTAGTACTAGAACACACAAGAACTATAACAAATATCAGTCCAAATATCCTTTCAAACCTTTTACTTCAACAGGAAACAAGCTAACTGATCCTCGACATGGGTACACATTTTATAAGTGTCCATCAACAAGTGAATTAGTTAGTTCTCCTAGATCTTCAGATCTTTTGGTTGCATTACCCGTGGATTCTCTAAGTAGCCATggtcatcgagtctttgtcgtCAATTCTGACTATGGAACTGTGGATTCCCCCTTAACATCATGCACCAAGATGTACAACATTTCTGATGACTCCACCACCGTCACAGAACTGACTTGGTCCGAACCTGATTGTGGCCACTGCGAAGCCAAAGGACAGTATTGCAAATTCAAACAAAACAGTACCATCGTCACCCAGTGCTACCCCAAAG GTCGAGGTCCTGCGTCACATGAACTTCCAAAAACAG CACTGTATTTTTCTACCAAGTCATACAAACGAAACAAAAGATACGAGTTGAAGATTGAAATGTTTTTGAAGGACTACAGAGCTCTTAAACCCTCAAGGCACTCTTATGCGGATATTAAAAAGATGAGCAATCAATTCAAAGTCAAAATAGGGGAGGGAGGTTATGGATCGGTGTTCAAGGGACAACTTTCAAATGATGTTGTTGTTGCAGTTAAGGTCCTAAATGATAAGGTTGATGCCAAAggaaatggagaagattttattaatgaagTTAGGACAATTGGCCTAGTCCACCATGTCAATGTGGTTCGTCTTGTGGGATACTGTGCTGACAGAAACAGAAGAGCTCTTGTTTATGAGTATTTACCCAACAATTCACTCGAAAAGTATGTCTACTCGAGGGGAAAACAGAATAAAAGATTCCTGGGATGGGAAAAGATGCAAGATATTGCTTTAGGCATAGCCAAAGGAATTGAGTATCTTCATCAAGGTTGTGCCCAGCCAATCCTCCATTTCGACATTAAACCTCAGAACATCTTGTTGGACCGGAATTTTAATCCAAAAATCTCAGATTTTGGTTTAGCAAAGTTGTGCACCAAAGGAAAAAGTATGGTCTCCATGACTATGGCTAGGGGCACAATAGGCTATATTGCACCAGAAGTATTTTCCAGAAACTTCGGGAAAGTGTCATCCAAATCGGATGTTTATAGCTTCGGTATGTTGCTACTTGAAATGGTTGGAGCAAGGGATAATACTTTAGTAGGAACAGAAAACAGCAGTGAAGCATATTTTCCAGAATGGGTTTTCCACCAGCTTGATAACCGCAGGGAAACGACAACTCAGATTCGGGAAGAAGTAAATAGTGAAATAGCAAAAAAGCTAACAATTGTCGGACTTTGGTGCATAAATTGGCATCCAGCTGACCGGCCTTCCATGAAACATGTGATTCAAATGCTCCAAGAAGAATATTGCCCAGCCATGCCTCCTAATCCGTTTGGCTCTTCCACTGCAGGAAATGTTTCCACATTCAGCAACACGCTTGAAGCTATTTCTGAAGCAGATTGA